TGGTAAGGACTTTCGCAAGCGCTTCGTAGCCACCGCGGGCGATATACTCTTCGATGCTCTCCGGGTTGATAATTCCGCGGTTCCGCAAAACAATCGGCATCTGGTCGGCGAAGAATGGGATCTGTGCCATCTTCGGGATCGGTAACTTCGCGTTTGTCGGTGTATACATCAACTGCTTGACAGGGCGGCCCTTTATGAAATGCTCCTTCACGAGGTGTGGTATGTCGCTTTCTTTGAGCAACTGATAGAAGATCCCATCGGGTTGGACGACCATGAGCGGACCCACTGCACAGAATCCGTTGCAGCCAGTCGTCACCACGCCCACCTCATCCTGCAGCCCCTGTTTGCGGATTTCATCCACCAACTTGTCCTTGATTTTCATTGATTGGTTGGCAATGCACCCCGTGCCTGCGCACACCATCAAGTACGATCTATACGCCATGTGAGCGTCTCCTTTGCAGCAGCTGCTTCATGAATGGGTTTTCTCGCTTCGGCGAACGAGAACGTATTCCTTCACAACCTGACCCTTCAGGACGTGTGAATCGAATACCCTTTTCACTTTGTCCGGTGTGAGAGAAACGTACTTGACAGCCATCGGTTCGCCTTGTATCTCAACGGTCATCATCGGCTCCTGCGCACAGTCTCCTGCGCAGCCGGAATTTGTGACAATGACATCATGGAGATGCCGGTCCTCGATTTCAACCATCACCGCTTTCATTATTCCCCTGGCGCCGGCCGCGATCCCGCACGTTCCCGTGTGCACAATCATTCTTACGCGGGCCGTTCCGAGGCGAATTGCCGTCTTGTAGCGCGCTTCGTCCCTGATTCTCTCCAAATCAGCAATTGTCATCTTACCCATCTCTCGATTCCTCCTATTCGTATTGCTTGAGGATTTTTGAAACCTTTGACGCCGGGACTTTTCCGTGAAGGGTTTTCCCGACTGTGATGACCGGAGCGAGACCGCAGCATCCAAGACACCGGACGCTTTCGACGCTGAACTTCTTGTCCGGCGTGGTCTCCCCTTCTTTGATGTTCAGTTCGCGCTCGAACTGCTCCATGATTTTGACTGCTCCCTGAACATAACATGCGGTCCCCGTACACACTGAAATCGGGTGCTTGCCTTTCGGTTTCAAACTGAATGCTTTGTAGAATGTCGCGAGGTTGTATGTCCGACTCGGGGGCACATCCAGATACACCGAGATATACTTCAACACATCCCGAGGGAGGAAATACAGTTCGTTTTGAATGTCGAGCATAACCTGAATGATTGAACTCGGGTGTCTTGGATGTTTCTGAAGTATCGACTCGATGACCTGTGTATCCATGGTTCACCTCAGCATTAGTGTATCAGAGAATCTTCTTCCTGGTTCAGATATCCCCGGATGACCATGCGGGCCTTGACAGACTGAAGCGGATCGCCCGCCAGCTCTTCCCGAATCTCCTTCGAATCGAACACAAATCTTCTTCCCTCCCGGACGTGGAGAAACACGACATCCACATCTTCGCACGCGGTCACAAGAGCCGTGATCGTATCGGTCATGCTCCCCAAGGGCTTGCGATCCGGATGACTTGCCTGAAAAACCGCAGAGACAGTCGTGCCGCGCTCCGGACTCGATGTAATCTCCATCCGACCGTTCGCCTCTTTCGCCGCCTGTTGTAGCAGCGCCAGGCCCATCCCGGTCGTATGTGCCGGCTTCGTCGTGTAGAAGGGGTCGTCGGCCCTTTGCATTTCCTCCGATCTCATCCCCTTCCCATCGTCCGTCACTTCGATGTGCAAGAGATCGCCGGGGACGTCCTCCGTCACGGAGATGTGGATGTTCCGCGCTCCTGCCGCGATTGAATTCTCTGCAATATCAAGTATGTGCAACGAGAGATCTTCCATAATGTCGTTCGTTTTATCAATCACGAAATGCCAAGCCGGGCGAGCCCTGCCACTGTCGCGAAGGTGGGCAGACCTGACACCAGCAGAGCCACGTTATGTTCGGCT
This genomic window from Ignavibacteriales bacterium contains:
- a CDS encoding (2Fe-2S) ferredoxin domain-containing protein, with the translated sequence MGKMTIADLERIRDEARYKTAIRLGTARVRMIVHTGTCGIAAGARGIMKAVMVEIEDRHLHDVIVTNSGCAGDCAQEPMMTVEIQGEPMAVKYVSLTPDKVKRVFDSHVLKGQVVKEYVLVRRSEKTHS
- a CDS encoding NAD(P)H-dependent oxidoreductase subunit E, which codes for MDTQVIESILQKHPRHPSSIIQVMLDIQNELYFLPRDVLKYISVYLDVPPSRTYNLATFYKAFSLKPKGKHPISVCTGTACYVQGAVKIMEQFERELNIKEGETTPDKKFSVESVRCLGCCGLAPVITVGKTLHGKVPASKVSKILKQYE
- a CDS encoding ATP-binding protein; this translates as MEDLSLHILDIAENSIAAGARNIHISVTEDVPGDLLHIEVTDDGKGMRSEEMQRADDPFYTTKPAHTTGMGLALLQQAAKEANGRMEITSSPERGTTVSAVFQASHPDRKPLGSMTDTITALVTACEDVDVVFLHVREGRRFVFDSKEIREELAGDPLQSVKARMVIRGYLNQEEDSLIH